The Phormidium yuhuli AB48 DNA window TCCAGGGAGAGTTTTTCCATCTCCAACTGCATCAAACGGCGATCGACATCCTCTAATTCCGTGGGTTTCGAGGTAATCTCCATTTTTAACTTGGCCGCCGCCTCGTCCACCAAATCAATGGCTTTATCCGGGAGAAAGCGATCGGTCACATAGCGATTTGAGAGCGTCGCCGCCGCCACCAGGGAGGAGTCGGTAATGGTGACCCCATGATGGACCTCATAGCGTTCTTTCAAGCCCCGCAAAATGGAAATCGTTGCTTCCACATCGGGCTGGCCCACAAACACTTGCTGGAACCGTCGTTCCAGGGCCTTATCCTTCTCAATATGTTTACGATACTCATCCAGGGTGGTGGCCCCAATACAGCGCAACTCGCCGCGCCCCAACATGGGTTTGAGGAGATTCCCCGCATCCATCGTTCCTTGACTTCCACCCCCACCGGCCCCAATCACCGTATGCAGTTCGTCAATAAATAACACTACCTGGCCATCGGAATGAGTCACTTCCCGAATCACCGAACGCAACCGTTCCTCAAACTCTCCCCGGAACTTAGCCCCCGCAATCAGACTTCCCATATCCAGGGAAATCAGACGACGGTTTTTCAGGGATTCCGGCACATCTCCATTAACAATCCGCTGGGCCAGGGCCTCGGCGATCGCCGTTTTCCCTACCCCCGGTTCCCCAATCAAAACGGGGTTATTCTTGCGGCGACGGGATAACACCTGAATCAGTTGACGAATCTCCTCATCCCGGCCAATCACCGGATCGAGTTTTCCGGCCCGGGCCTGTTCCGTGAGATCCCGGCCATAGCGTTCTAAGACATCCTGACTGGGTTCATCGGCGGCGGTTCCCCCAGCCAACTCCTTCGCCTTAGCCGCCTGGGCGCGAAAGACTTTAATCGCCGCCACAATCTTGGATTGATCCGATTGCAGATGATGTAAGGTTTTCCCGCCAATGCGATCGTCTTCCGCAAAGCCTAATAACAGATGTTCAATACCAATCTGGCTATCCTCAAAATTCTGCCGGGCAATTTCCGCCTTATCCAACATCACATCTAAGTGACGGCCCAGATAAAGCTGTTCTACTCCTCCCAGGCGGGGATGCTGCTTGGCGAATGTATCGAGTTTTTGGGCCAAGGCCGTCGGATCAATGCCGGCTTTTTGCAGAATCTGATGGGAGGGTTCCACCGTTTCCAGCAGCGCCAGAATAATATGCTCAACCTCTAAATTTTGATTGCGATAGCGTCGCGCCACGTCTTGAGAGGCAACAATGGCATCCCAGGCTTGATCAGTAAATTTGGAAGGGTCAGTCGGTTGCATTGTGGGGGAACGTTACAATAATTAAAGAATGTGACGGGGCTGAAGCCAGACGCCGGGGTGGGAAATCCCGTTCGTTTTCAAGCTATCGTAAAACTCATCCATTGGGTAGCGCGCTCGCCGCCCAATGTCAGCAACTCCCCTATAGTCATCGGAACTCCTGACGGGATTTAAGGGAACCGTCAGCATTCCCATTGCACCCCTCTTCGACTACAATGGGCCCTTGATACAATCGTGACCTTTGGCTGCTTTTTTCTGCCTACCATCGTCTCACGATTTGTCAAGCGTTTGTAATAAAAAATTACAAATTATTGTCATCGTTGTCAAGATGGGGTGCCTTGTCCCAGGGGGGCGATCGCCCGACCCTTGATAACTTGCTCTTTCGTCTCTGGGTAGCCAGCCGTGACCGAAGAAAAGCGATATAAGGAAACCGTCAACCTCCCGCAAACGGGGTTTTCCATGCGTGCCAATGCCGTGGTGCGCGAACCCGAGTTGCAAGCCTTCTGGGAAGACCGGAAGATTTATCAGAATGTTGCGCAAAACAATCCTGGAGACCCGTTTATTCTCCATGATGGTCCTCCCTATGCCAACGGGTCGCTGCACATTGGTCACGCCCTCAACAAAATCCTCAAAGACATTATCAACCGCTATCAGCTCCTGCAAGGGCGCAAAGTTCGCTACATCCCCGGTTGGGACTGTCATGGCTTACCCATTGAACTAAAAGTTCTCCAAAGCCTCAAACCCGAAGAACGCCGGCAACTGACCCCCTTGGCCCTGCGATTCAAGGCCAAAGAATTTGCCCATCAAGTCGTCCGCGAACAGCGGGAAAGCTTCAAACGCTACGGAGTTTGGGGAGACTGGGACGACCCCTATCTGACCCTCAACCCTGAGTACGAAGCCGCTCAAATTGGCGTTTTCGGCGAGATGGCCCTCAAAGGCTATATCTATCGGGGTCGTAAACCCGTCCATTGGAGTCCCAGTTCTCGCACCGCCCTCGCCGAAGCCGAACTGGAATATCCCGAAGGTCACACCTCCCCCAGTCTCTACGCCGCCTTCCAAGTCACCGAACTCAACGACGGCCTGAAAGAGCGTCTCGCCGACTATCTACCCCATCTCTGGCTAGCCATCTGGACCACGACTCCCTGGACCATTCCCGCCAACTTAGCCGTTAGCGTTAACCCCGAGTTGACCTACGCCATTGTCGAGGCCCCCGTAGAGTTTGAAGCCGCAGCGGGTAAATTCCTAATTGTGGCGGCCGATGCGGTGGAACGGCTATCTCAAACCTTTGGCGGCGAATTGAGGGTCTTAGAGCGCCTCAAAGGTACTGAATTAGACCAATGCCATTATCGGCATCCCCTGTTTGAGCGCACCAGTCCCGTGGTCATTGGCGGCGATTACGTCACCACTGAATCGGGGACCGGCTTAGTGCATACCGCCCCCGGTCATGGTTTAGAAGACTATCAGGTGGGGTTACGCTACAACCTACCAATTTTCTCCCCCGTCAATGCAAAGGGAATCCTCACCAAGGACGCGGGACCTTTTGCGGGCCTAAATGTCCTCAAAGATGCCAACGAAAAAATCAGCGAAGCCTTAGCCGAGGCTCATTCCCTGCTGAAACAGGAACCCTATCAACATAAATATCCTTACGACTGGCGCACCAAGAAACCCACCATCTTCCGGGCCACCGAACAATGGTTCGCCTCCGTTGAAGGCTTCCGGGAGGCGGCGTTAGCGTCAATTGGTCAGGTGCGTTGGATTCCCACACAAGGAGAAAACCGCATCACTGCCATGGTTGGGGAACGCTCCGATTGGTGTATTTCCCGTCAACGCAGTTGGGGGGTTCCCATTCCCGTGTTCTATGACGAGGAAACCAATGAACCCCTGTTAAAGGAAGAAACCGTCAATTATGTGCGGGATATTGTGGCGGAGAAAGGCTCGGATGCTTGGTGGGAACTGCCGGTTGAGCAGTTGCTGCCCGAGTCCTATCGTAATAATGGCCGCACCTACGTTAAGGGAACCGATACTATGGATGTCTGGTTTGACTCCGGTTCCTCGTGGGCGGCGGTGGCGAAACAGCGAGGATTGGGCTATCCGGTCGATTTATATCTGGAGGGGTCGGACCAACATCGCGGTTGGTTCCAGTCCAGTTTGCTCACCAGTGTCGCTACTCAGGGCCAGGCCCCCTATAAAACGGTGTTAACTCATGGCTTTGTCTTGGATGAGAAGGGCCATAAGATGAGTAAATCTCTGGGGAATGTGGTCGACCCAGCGGTGGTGATTAACGGGGGCAATAATCAGAAGCAACAACCCCCCTATGGGGCCGATGTGTTGCGCCTGTGGGTGTCCTCGGTGGACTATTCCGGGGATGTGCCGCTCGGTGGCACGATTTTGCGGCAAACCTCCGATGTCTATCGCAAGATTCGTAATACGGCTCGCTTCCTGTTGGGGAATCTCCATGATTTCAATCCAGCGACGGATGCGGTGGCCTATGAGGAGTTGCCGGAGTTAGACCAATATATGCTCCATCGAACCATTGAGGTGATGGATGAGGTGACGGAGGCGTTTGAGAGTTATCAGTTCTTCCGCTTCTTCCAAACCATCCAGAATTTCTGTGTGGTGGATTTATCCAATTTCTATTTGGATATTGCCAAGGACCGCCTGTATATCAGTGCGGAGGATGCCAGCCGCCGTCGCAGTTGTCAGACGGTGTTGGCGATTGTGGTGGAGAATTTGGCTCGGGCGATCGCCCCAGTCCTCTGTCACATGGCTGAGGATATCTGGCAGAATCTCCCCTATGAGACGGACTGTGAGTCAGTGTTTGAGGCCGGCTGGGTGCAGTTAGAGGAAGATTGGCGCCATCCCGAGTTGGCCCAACGCTGGGAAACCCTGCGCTTCTATCGCGCGGAAGTGAATAAGGTGATGGAGAAGGCCCGGGCCGATAAGAAAATTGGCTCGTCGTTGGATGCCAAGCTGAAGTTGTTTGTCGCTGACGAGGCTCAGCGGGACAAACTGGCAGGAATGAATCCGGAGTTAGCCGTGGCCGCTTCTACGGCTACCGCCGTTGCTGATGCTCCCGAGGAGGCTCCTGTGGCGGCTTCTGACGAGGTGGAAACGGAAAGCCCTGAGCCAATCCATCCTGAAACTCCAGGGAAAACCGCAGGGGTTGCGGCGTCTGAGCCGAATAGTTTAGAGCGATCGCGGCCCTCAGGGTTAGCGCTTCCCCAGTGGGAGAATCTGAAGGTTCGCGATGTCATGGACTTTATTGTGGATGCACCAGGATATCTGGTGGATGTCTATCGTACGAACCGGTTGGCGATTCGCAATCTGGCCTTGCTGTTGGCTCTGGTGATGGT harbors:
- the ileS gene encoding isoleucine--tRNA ligase; this encodes MTEEKRYKETVNLPQTGFSMRANAVVREPELQAFWEDRKIYQNVAQNNPGDPFILHDGPPYANGSLHIGHALNKILKDIINRYQLLQGRKVRYIPGWDCHGLPIELKVLQSLKPEERRQLTPLALRFKAKEFAHQVVREQRESFKRYGVWGDWDDPYLTLNPEYEAAQIGVFGEMALKGYIYRGRKPVHWSPSSRTALAEAELEYPEGHTSPSLYAAFQVTELNDGLKERLADYLPHLWLAIWTTTPWTIPANLAVSVNPELTYAIVEAPVEFEAAAGKFLIVAADAVERLSQTFGGELRVLERLKGTELDQCHYRHPLFERTSPVVIGGDYVTTESGTGLVHTAPGHGLEDYQVGLRYNLPIFSPVNAKGILTKDAGPFAGLNVLKDANEKISEALAEAHSLLKQEPYQHKYPYDWRTKKPTIFRATEQWFASVEGFREAALASIGQVRWIPTQGENRITAMVGERSDWCISRQRSWGVPIPVFYDEETNEPLLKEETVNYVRDIVAEKGSDAWWELPVEQLLPESYRNNGRTYVKGTDTMDVWFDSGSSWAAVAKQRGLGYPVDLYLEGSDQHRGWFQSSLLTSVATQGQAPYKTVLTHGFVLDEKGHKMSKSLGNVVDPAVVINGGNNQKQQPPYGADVLRLWVSSVDYSGDVPLGGTILRQTSDVYRKIRNTARFLLGNLHDFNPATDAVAYEELPELDQYMLHRTIEVMDEVTEAFESYQFFRFFQTIQNFCVVDLSNFYLDIAKDRLYISAEDASRRRSCQTVLAIVVENLARAIAPVLCHMAEDIWQNLPYETDCESVFEAGWVQLEEDWRHPELAQRWETLRFYRAEVNKVMEKARADKKIGSSLDAKLKLFVADEAQRDKLAGMNPELAVAASTATAVADAPEEAPVAASDEVETESPEPIHPETPGKTAGVAASEPNSLERSRPSGLALPQWENLKVRDVMDFIVDAPGYLVDVYRTNRLAIRNLALLLALVMVAYLSSSLLAAVNRLLFLPEFFTAIGFGYSLRFGYRNVLYASDRQKLVGRANDLKLKVLGTDVELPPNAVQQVADKPAIAPEPEPAAAPELPAAAEEESTAPVTHSSPGNGVDELRYLFICSQVELLDSPEALDGIAYASQSEGLGIGIVSADGDKCERCWNYSTHVGDSQEHPSICERCVSALAGQF